The Pyxidicoccus sp. MSG2 DNA segment CCGGGTGCCGCGCTTGCCCCGGTACATGGCCCGGTCGGACAGGTCCAACAGCGTGGCCTTGTCCCGGGCGTGCTCGGGGAAGCTGGCCACGCCGATGCAGGTGGTGACGCCCAGCGACAGCCCCTCGCGCGAGAGGAAGCGGTGCGTCTCCATGGTGCGGCGGATGCGCTCCGCCACCTTGAGCGCCCCGCCCGAGTCGGTGTTCCGCAGCAGCACCACGTACTCGTCGCCGCCGTAGCGGGCCACCACGTCCGGGTCTCTCACGCAGCCCTTCACCACGCGTGCCGTCTCCACCAGCAGCTTGGAGCCCACGAGGTGGCCGTGCGTGTCGTTGATGGACTTGAAGTGGTCCAGGTCCAGGAACAGCAGGCTGAAGGGGCGCTGCGTCTGGACCGAGTCCTGGACTTCGCGGTCCAGCACCATGTGCAGGTAGCGCGTGTTGAAGAGGCGGGTGAGGTCGTCGACGTACGCCAGGTCCTCCACCGCCGCGAAGCGCCCGAGGTTGCGCAGCGCCAGCGCCCAGTTGCGCACGAGGTAGCCGGCCGTCTCGCCCGTCCACTCCGCGCCGGCGCCGCGGAAGAAGAGCACCGCGTGCCCCAGCACCGACTCGCCCTCCACGGCGGGGATGGAGAGGGCACGCGGGAAGGACGCGTCCAGCCCCTCGAGCTCACGAGGGGCGCGCGCGTCCGCCAGGTGGGAGATGAGCGTGGCGACCAGTGACTCCTCCACCGCGGAGGGCAACCCGCGCGTGCCCTGGAGGCGCAGTCCGGAGGCGTCCCGCTCCAACAGCACCACCGCGGTGGCGGCGGCCATGGCCTGCAGCGCGCCCGCGGTGGCGGTGGCCAGCTTCTCCCGGTCCAGCGTGGTGGCGATGCGCTGCCCGGCCTCCAGCATGGCGACGTGCCGGCGCAGGGACGCGTTCTCCTGCATCAAGTCCCGGGTGGTGAGGGCGCGGCGGACGGCGTGCTGGAGGGCCTCCGGGGCCACGGGCTTGACGAGGTACTCGGCCGCGCCGCTCTTGATGGCGCGCACGGCGGGGTCCACCTTCTCCAGGCCGGTGATGACCACCACCTCCACGCCGGGATGGCGGTCGCGCACGTAGCGCAGCACCTCCATGCCGTCGCCGCCGGGGAGGATGAGGTCCGTCACCACCGCATCGAAGCGGTCCGCCGCGAGGACCTCCCGGGCGTCCTGCAGCGTGCCCACGGCCGTGACGGCGTGGCCCACGGCCGTGAGGTAGTCGCCGTAGAGGGTGCGGGCGATCTTTTCGTCGTCGACGAGGAGGATTCGCGCCATCTGAGAAGGGCTTAGCACCAAGGGGTGGAAGGCTGCTAGGGTAGGGCCGTGTCACCCTTCGAAAGCGGACGCCGGCTCTGCCTGCTCGTCGAGGCAGGAGAGACGCGCTACGCGGTGGAGGCGACCTCCGTCATGGAGGTGGCCATCCCCGGCGCCAACGGCGGGAGCCTCCGCGGCGTGCTGGAGGTGAAGGACCTGTCCGCCCTGCTCGGCGGCCCTCCGGAGGAGGGAGCGGGCATGGTGGTGGTGCTCGACGTCAGCCCGACGCTGGCCGTGCGCGTACGCTCCGTCGTGGAGGTGGCCGACGTCGCCCGCGCGCCCTTCTTCCTGCTGCCGCCCGGACTGGCGGACTCGCTGGCGCCCCTGAGTCGCGGCGCGGTGCTGCACAAGGAGCGGCTCTACCTGGAGCTCATCGCGGAGGCGCTGCCCCACCGGGTGGGCCCCCACCTGTCGCCCGCCCCCCTGCGCCCCGTGCACTGGGCCGAGGCCGCGCCCGAGCGCGCGCTCATCTTCGAGTCCCAGGGGCGCCTGTTCGGCGTCCCGCTGGTCCTGGTGTCACAGGTGGTGGAGCGGGGGGGCGCCTTCAGCGTCCTACCCGTGCAGAGCGGACCGGTGGCCGGTATCTTTCCACATGCACAGGTGCTCTGGCCCATCTGCTCCGTCCCCGCGCTGCTGGGCGCGGCCCCGGTCGCCGAGTCCTTCTTCATCCTCACCGAGCTCGCCGGCCGGAACGTGGGGCTGACGGCCACCCGGGTGCTTGGCGTGCTGCACCGCTTCGAGCCGGACGAGACCGCGGGCTCCTTTCGCGCACCCGGTCTGCCCGGCCCCGTGTTGTTCCTGGACCTGCAGCGCATGTTTTCTTGATCGTCCTGGAGCGCGACCCGTAAGCTGCCCCGCTTGATAGAGTGCCGCGACCTGGCTTTTTAGCGGCAGGAATCCCCAACGAATTCAGAGGGGTAGACGCCCCCCCGAGGCCCGAACCGATGCCCAAGAATCTGCTGGTCGCCGATGACTCGCTCACCATCCGCAAGGTGATCGGGATGATCTTCGCGACCGAGGACTTTCAGGTGACCGCGGTGGACAACGGGCTCGACGCCATCTCCCGCGTCCGCGAGCTGCGCCCTGACGTCGTGCTCGCCGACGTGATGATGCCGGGCAAGAGTGGCTACGAGGTCTGCGAGGCGCTGAAGAGCGACCCGGCGACCCAGGGCATCCCGGTGGTGCTGCTGGCGGGCACCTTCGAGGCGTTCGACGAGAACCGCGCCCGCGCCGCCCGCGCGGATGACCACATCGCCAAGCCCTTCGAGAGCCAGGTGCTGCTCGACAAGGTGAAGGCGCTGGTGGGCCAGAAGTCCAACACCATGCCGGCCTCCATGGCCACGCGGGTGATGCCGCCGTCGGCCCAGCCCGCTGCCCCCACGCCTGCGGCCCCGGCGCCCCAGCCTGCGCCCACTGCGGCCGCCCGTCCGGCGGGGATTCCGCAGGGCACCCAGTCGGGCTTCCCGCGTCCTCCAGGGCCGGGCATGCCGCCGGGCGCTCCGGGCGCGCCGCGTCCTCCGGGCCCCGGCGCACCGCCTCCGGGCATGGCCCGTCCTCCGGGGCCGGGCATGCCGCCGGGTGCTCCAGGCGCGCCGCGTCCTCCGGGGCCGGGCATGCCTCCGGGCCCCATGGCCCGTCCTCCCGGGCCGGGCATGCCTCCGGGCGCGCCGCGTCCTCCCGGGCCGGGCATGCCGCCTCCGGGCGCCGCCGCGCGTCCGGGCGTGCCGCCTCCGCCGGGGGCTCCCGCGCCGGGCATGCCGCCGCGTCCGGGCGTGCCGCCGGGTGCGCAGCCTCCGGGCATGGCCCGTCCGGGCATTCCGCAGGGCACCCAGTCGGGCTTCCCGCGGCCTCCTCCGGGGGGCGCGCCGCTGCCTCCCGCTCCGGCCCCCGCGCCGCAGCCGGCCGCCCGTGCGAGGGATCCGTTCGGGCTGGGCGCTCCCGCCGCGCCGCAGGCCGCTGCCCAGCCGTCCATCAGCATCGAGGACTCGCTGCCGGACACCCAGGGCGCGGAGGAGATCTCCCTCGACATGGGGGGCCCGCCGGCACCCGCTCCGGTCGCCGCCCGTCCCGCCGCCGCTCCGGCCGCGGCCCGTCCCGCGGCTGCCGACGGTGGCGAGGCACAGCTGCGCGAGGCGCTGTCGAAGGCCTCCCGCGAGGTCATCGAGAAGATTGCCTGGGAGGTCGTACCGCAGCTCGCGGAGACCATCATCCGTGAGGAGCTCGAGCGGCTCATCAAGGACCGAGAGACGCAGCACTGAGGCGTTCTACGCCGTACCCTCCTGACCCTCCCGCCGGCCCCGTCCCCGGGGCCGGCCGTCTGCAATGACCGACACCACTGAACTGTCCAAGGCCTACGAGCCGACCGAGGTCGAGGCCCGCAACTACGCCTTCTGGCTGGAGAAGAACTACTTCCGCGCCGAGGCGACCTCCGACAAGCCGGCCTTCTCCATCGTCCTGCCGCCGCCCAACGTGACGGGCAGCCTGCACATCGGCCACGCCCTCACCGCCACCATCCAGGACATCCTCACCCGCTGGAAGCGGATGAGCGGCTTCAATGCCCTGTGGCTCCCCGGTACGGACCACGCCGGCATCGCCACGCAGATGGTGGTGGAGAAGGAGCTGAAGAAGACCGAGGGCAAGAGCCGCCACGACCTGGGCCGCGCGAAGTTCCTCGAGCGCGTCTGGGAGTGGAAGGCCAGATACGGCGCCCGTATCGGCGAGCAGCACCGCTTCCTGGGCGCGTCCCTGGACTGGAGCCGCGAGCGCTTCACCATGGACGAGCAGTCCTCGGCCGCGGTGCGCGAGGTCTTCGTCCGCCTGTACGAAGAGGGCCTGATGTACCGGGCCCAGAAGCTCATCAACTGGTGCCCCTCGTGCCGCACCGCCCTCAGTGACCTGGAGGTGGAGCACGAGGAGAAGAACGGCTCCATCTGGCACATCCGCTACCCCGTGAAGGACAGCGACCGCACGCTCACCGTGGCCACCACGCGCCCGGAGACGATGCTGGGCGACACCGCGGTGGCCATCCACCCGGACGACGAGCGCTACACGGGCCTGGCCGGGCAGACGGTGAAGCTGCCGCTGACGGACCGCGAGATTCCCATCATCGCGGACGCGGAGTTGGTGGATCCGAAGTTCGGCACCGGCGTGGTGAAGGTGACGCCCGCGCACGACTTCAACGACTACCAGACGGGCCTGCGGCACAAGCTGCCCATGCTCACCATCCTGGACGACGCGGCCCGGATGACGAAGGACACCGGCAAGTACGCCGGCCTGGACCGCTTCGAGGCGCGCAAGCAGGTGCTCGCGGACCTCACGGAGCAGGGGCTGCTGGACAAGGAGGAGCCGCACAAGCTCTCCGTCGGCACGTGCCAGCGCTGCGCCACCGTGGTGGAGCCGCGCCTGTCGCCGCAGTGGTTCGTGAAGATCGAGCCGCTCGCGAAGCCGGCGATTGAAGCGGTGGGGCAGGGGCGCACGAAGTTCGTCCCCGAGGCGTGGACGAACACGTACTTCCACTGGATGCGCAACATCCACGACTGGTGCGTCAGCCGCCAGCTGTGGTGGGGCCACCAGATTCCCGCGTACTACTGCACCTCGTGCAGCCCCCGGCAGGGCGATGACACGGACCTGCCGCTGGACGCGCCCACGGTGAAGGTGGGCGGGGTGGACTTCGCGCGCGCGGAGCCCATCGTCGCTCGCGAGCAGCCGAAGTCCTGCCCGAAGTGCGGCGGCGCGTCCTTCATCCAGGACTCGGACGTGCTGGACACGTGGTTCTCGTCCGCGCTGTGGCCGTTCTCCACGCTGGGCTGGCCGCGCGAGACGCCCGAGCTGAAGACTTTCTACCCGACGTCCGTCATGGAGACGGGCAGCGACATCATCTTCTTCTGGGTCGCCCGGATGATGATGATGGGCCTGCACTTCATGGGGGATGTGCCCTTCCGCACCGTCTACCTGCACGCGATGGTGCGCGACGAGAAGGGCGAGAAGATGTCCAAGGTGAAGGGGAACGTCATCGATCCCCTGGACATCGTCCTCGGCGCTCCGGCGGACAAGCTCCAGCCGACGCTGAAGAACAAGTTCCCGCAGGGCATGCCGGCGTTCGGCGCGGACGCGCTGCGCTTCACGCTCGCGACGCTCACCCAGCAGGGCCGGGACATCAAGCTGTCCATGGACCGGCTGGCTGGCTACAAGGCCTTCTGCAACAAGCTGTGGAACGCCAGCCGCTTCGCCCTGATGAACATGGGCGACTTCCAGCTCGACGCGCGCCCGCTGACCGAGCGCAAGCTGACGCTGGCGGACCGGTGGATTCTCTCCCGGCTGCAGCGCGCCACCACCGAGACGCACAAGGCGCTGGAGGAGTTCGGCTTCGCCGAGGCCGCCTCCACGCTGTACCAGTTCCTCTGGGCCGAGTTCTGCGACTGGTACATCGAGCTGGCCAAGGGCTCGCTGTACGGC contains these protein-coding regions:
- a CDS encoding valine--tRNA ligase, which codes for MTDTTELSKAYEPTEVEARNYAFWLEKNYFRAEATSDKPAFSIVLPPPNVTGSLHIGHALTATIQDILTRWKRMSGFNALWLPGTDHAGIATQMVVEKELKKTEGKSRHDLGRAKFLERVWEWKARYGARIGEQHRFLGASLDWSRERFTMDEQSSAAVREVFVRLYEEGLMYRAQKLINWCPSCRTALSDLEVEHEEKNGSIWHIRYPVKDSDRTLTVATTRPETMLGDTAVAIHPDDERYTGLAGQTVKLPLTDREIPIIADAELVDPKFGTGVVKVTPAHDFNDYQTGLRHKLPMLTILDDAARMTKDTGKYAGLDRFEARKQVLADLTEQGLLDKEEPHKLSVGTCQRCATVVEPRLSPQWFVKIEPLAKPAIEAVGQGRTKFVPEAWTNTYFHWMRNIHDWCVSRQLWWGHQIPAYYCTSCSPRQGDDTDLPLDAPTVKVGGVDFARAEPIVAREQPKSCPKCGGASFIQDSDVLDTWFSSALWPFSTLGWPRETPELKTFYPTSVMETGSDIIFFWVARMMMMGLHFMGDVPFRTVYLHAMVRDEKGEKMSKVKGNVIDPLDIVLGAPADKLQPTLKNKFPQGMPAFGADALRFTLATLTQQGRDIKLSMDRLAGYKAFCNKLWNASRFALMNMGDFQLDARPLTERKLTLADRWILSRLQRATTETHKALEEFGFAEAASTLYQFLWAEFCDWYIELAKGSLYGEDAEAKDSTRAVLVFSLDRILRLLHPFMPFITEEIWQKLPMSRPTASIMIAPFPTPEAALVDEAAEAEMAPVIAAIEGLRTIRGESNLPPATKVKAVVQSPDARTRELLERWRGYLMPLAGLSEVQVGAPGAKPPQAAAFVGSNLEIYVPLAGLVDLDAERERLKKEIARAEQEVAGVLRKLENPNFVAKAPPDVVVKDRARVEELNERKAKLQDHLQRIAPEPAMPENTPSESSTSSSQEAVSPSAQAQVKAAPTQEEKGGVDLGRELKGEMGDSGGAPEAEDSQVQDALAKLRERTKEGLSAADHQDLGVAYMSMGLVDDAMREFNRAKEGDAEAPATGTDEDSASAKAQGDKLAKQVPAAKPKRPAPAKKTPSAPAKVQGDKLAKQAAPPAAPAKKAAAPAKKAAAPAKKAVAKKAPVKAAAAKKAPAKKAAGKAPAKKAAAKKAPAKKAAGKAPAKKAPAKKAAAKKAAGRKAPAKKASAKKAAAKKATRAKPTARAKARR
- a CDS encoding response regulator — its product is MPKNLLVADDSLTIRKVIGMIFATEDFQVTAVDNGLDAISRVRELRPDVVLADVMMPGKSGYEVCEALKSDPATQGIPVVLLAGTFEAFDENRARAARADDHIAKPFESQVLLDKVKALVGQKSNTMPASMATRVMPPSAQPAAPTPAAPAPQPAPTAAARPAGIPQGTQSGFPRPPGPGMPPGAPGAPRPPGPGAPPPGMARPPGPGMPPGAPGAPRPPGPGMPPGPMARPPGPGMPPGAPRPPGPGMPPPGAAARPGVPPPPGAPAPGMPPRPGVPPGAQPPGMARPGIPQGTQSGFPRPPPGGAPLPPAPAPAPQPAARARDPFGLGAPAAPQAAAQPSISIEDSLPDTQGAEEISLDMGGPPAPAPVAARPAAAPAAARPAAADGGEAQLREALSKASREVIEKIAWEVVPQLAETIIREELERLIKDRETQH
- a CDS encoding chemotaxis protein CheW, with the protein product MSPFESGRRLCLLVEAGETRYAVEATSVMEVAIPGANGGSLRGVLEVKDLSALLGGPPEEGAGMVVVLDVSPTLAVRVRSVVEVADVARAPFFLLPPGLADSLAPLSRGAVLHKERLYLELIAEALPHRVGPHLSPAPLRPVHWAEAAPERALIFESQGRLFGVPLVLVSQVVERGGAFSVLPVQSGPVAGIFPHAQVLWPICSVPALLGAAPVAESFFILTELAGRNVGLTATRVLGVLHRFEPDETAGSFRAPGLPGPVLFLDLQRMFS
- a CDS encoding sensor domain-containing diguanylate cyclase produces the protein MARILLVDDEKIARTLYGDYLTAVGHAVTAVGTLQDAREVLAADRFDAVVTDLILPGGDGMEVLRYVRDRHPGVEVVVITGLEKVDPAVRAIKSGAAEYLVKPVAPEALQHAVRRALTTRDLMQENASLRRHVAMLEAGQRIATTLDREKLATATAGALQAMAAATAVVLLERDASGLRLQGTRGLPSAVEESLVATLISHLADARAPRELEGLDASFPRALSIPAVEGESVLGHAVLFFRGAGAEWTGETAGYLVRNWALALRNLGRFAAVEDLAYVDDLTRLFNTRYLHMVLDREVQDSVQTQRPFSLLFLDLDHFKSINDTHGHLVGSKLLVETARVVKGCVRDPDVVARYGGDEYVVLLRNTDSGGALKVAERIRRTMETHRFLSREGLSLGVTTCIGVASFPEHARDKATLLDLSDRAMYRGKRGTRNVVYMAAMDLEAPPAERRQSVPDRS